The following nucleotide sequence is from Mangifera indica cultivar Alphonso chromosome 1, CATAS_Mindica_2.1, whole genome shotgun sequence.
CTACAGAATAATGTGTCTCATAGCCATTAGTTAATTGAGTTTTTACGGTGGAATTTACCAAAGTTTACTTATGATacctttttaaaagaaaatgagaacaTCTTTGCAACTTGGATTTAGATTTTTTGCCAACACATGGTTTGATTTGCCACAATAATCAATAGGGATTAATGAGTTGCTGAAATCCTGCATAATATGGATGATTAGGGGATCCAAATTGAATTAGATTCGAATTTATGGTTTAACTCAAAATTGATGATTCATCAATGTCACCACATCTAAAATTGTCTTActgatgattctttttttttttaactaaggATGATATTGTTCATGCGAACCGAGTCCCTATTTAGGATTGGATTGACTTAAATCCAAtgagtattttttatttgtttttcggTTCCTTTTTCAAGAATACCTCATCCCATTttgcaaaattgaaaaaaaatgtcCATTTATTAAAGTAAACTATATGCACttataactaattttgaattatcatctaaatatctaaattgatatatatcataattatacataacaattatttttaaaattttgaaatttctcaAATACATTCATATCacataattatttcaaatatactCTTATCACGTTATTATTTCttcaaaaagatataaaatttgtattgatAAGTTTACTAATAAAGACCGATACTTATCATATCTACAATATATTCACcgtattatataaattttcaacaccttaagatatatattatttttcacccgTATTGTATTATAACATTTACACAaccaaaaatattgtttatcacTACTTAAAGATCATAACATTTAATTGGAACTTAAGTTCTTTTTTACCATGTGCCGAGTGTAgcattcaaaaaaataaaattatgttatgtgCCTTTGGTAAGGCAAGTGATAATCTTGAAGAAAAAATAGAGGAGACAGATCAATGGCTAATATTGAAAAAGGGAATCAAGTTCTATTTATCATGTCCCTTGAATGCATTATCAAGTCTTAATCATTCAATATTCTATCCAAGGGTTGAGAAAGATTGATAGAGTGTAAAATAATAATGGGCCTGaatcatttcaaaaataaataaaagtaaccttttataaatttgattataatctAAAGTCCCGCTGAGGCAAGCAATTGACAATTTATATCTGAAAAATTGTTTCCACAAATAGGTATTACAATACCAGATAGAAGTGATTTTACCTTCTGGATTTCAATCTTGGCGGAACTAATCATAGGGATTTCCGAAATTCTTCAACAGATTGGGGATGTCATAGCCTAGCATGTCATCGACAGCTTGTATCATTTTTGGCTTCAGCCTCTCGAATCTGTCGAAGCTGTAACCACTCAAAACCTCTTTGAACTCCTCGACATTTGGAAAATCTCCTAGAGGTAGGTGGAACTCCCTTTGGACCTATAGTAAGAAAAAAcagaatgaatatatatgataGCAGAGTGTTATCAAGAAGTTTGATGTGAGCAGACATGCTTGTGAAGAAGGGAAAAAGTTCAAACCTTTCCAAATTCATCAGCCAAATTATCAATGAGTCTCTGTTGAGTCTTGGCTTTGCCCATCATAGCCGGCATCTGCTTTCTAAGATGACTGATGATAAGAGCATGTATCTTGGCAGCTCTGGCTCGCTTCACGAATTCATTGATCTGTTAGAAAAATGCAGTGAAAATTCCCTTCGATAACCATTTCGAGGCAAGATTTAGccataaacattaatttaaaaagaaattggaGTTAGACTGGGAGACACTTGCAACCTGCACTTGCTTCAACGCTGGATTATTAATATGcagaaaagaatgaaattaaCTCACTCGGCGATCGCAAGCCTTTTTCGGAATGTCTTTTAGATCAGCTAGAAGATCTTCTTGCTCTTTTTCAAAAAGTTCTTTTCCAATTGGACCAGTTGCAGCTTCACTTACAGGTTTGTCATTGAATGAGCTGCAAAAGGAAACAGGGAGATTAACTTTATATATTAAGAGTAGCAGGAAACTTAATCATCGGACTGAAATGCATCAAAATTTATGAACATGAAAAGATAAAGAACCTACCCAATGTAGACACGTACAACTTCAGGAGTATTAAGTACCTTTCCTAGTGACCACATCAAAGCTCCATAAACCCTCATCAGCTGAAAAAGGAGGGCAGGTAAGCAGGTTTTATTGATATGATAAAAGGACATGCATCTCTAAATTTACATTATCAGAACCAGAATTATGAAGAACTTGGATCAAAATTCTTTACTTGTTGAGTATCAACTTGGTCTGCCTTGTTCAAAACCACACGAATCTTGTCATCATGACCACGTAATGATGAAATCACACGCTTAAACTCATCACTGACATCAAGTTTGTGTGGATCAAATAGAAGTAGAATGAGGTCACACTTCGCAGCAAACCATGATGTTACACCAGTAAAATCATAGGATCGCTGTGTTCGTTGCTTCTCTCCTGACAAAACTCCCGGAGTATCTACAAATGTAATGTGGTCTAGAAGCTTCAAATACAGAAGAAAATCATTCAGTCTTGAGAAAGGAGAACACAGTATgtgattcaaaattttaggattACTACTCTACTTACAGGATGTGGCAATTGAGAGCACTCAAACTTTGACAAAAATGCAGTTCCAAAAGTTGTGAGACCATTGAATGGCATGTTGGCTTGGACAGCAACAGTATTCCCTGGTATACTTCTTTCATCAGCTCCAGACTGTAAAATGCAATCAGCTTATAAATCGTATGAATACATTTTAGCAAAGTTTCGAATGTAGAGTATACTTTTGGACTCATAAATACCATAACAACAACAAATCTGTCAGTTGTCGGCTCAGGTCCAATATGAGCTCCTGTAAGCATGAgaaaacaaactaaataaaagcaacaaaaggaaaaaaaaactttatgcTCAAAGGAAAGTGACAGAAAAAGAGAGAGGATAATTTGCCTGGATAGCCTCTTTTGAGCAAATGTTTTATGAATGTTGTTTTTCCAGTGGAGTACTGACCCAAAAGCATGACCATCGGTTTGGCATCAAAATCACTACTAGTCTATACATTACACAAGATAATAAGGATTAATAAGTTCCCTATGACTTACTCTCCATGATCTAGCATGTAGGACCAAAAGTACTACCCAAAAAAGTTTATGCATATGCCAAAAGATTATATCTGAactaagagaaattataaacacCCTCGAAAGTACTATTATAAGCATAGGTTATTACTCGCTTACCAATAATGGGGACACAAAATCGTTAAAATGATAGGCAACTTCCAAGGGTTTTAGCTTCTGAacatacaatttctttaagCCATCAATTATTGATGTAACAGAGGACAGAGATATCTGTGAATAAACCAGAACAAGGGCATAAGGAAGAAATAGAAAAGtcacatttaataaaagaagaaaattaaaggTTATATAGTAGCCAGAGAAGCACTAGCTGTGCgccattaaaaaattttattctctttgAAGCTCAACAGGCATTTGAGTCTATTGACATATAATCctattgaaaatacaaataaataaggGGAGAGTTCCCTGACACAACACATAAATATAACTGGAGGGGAGTGGGCTCTGTGTAGTGtatcaaatacaaataaagaaaaatcaagaGCTAAATTGTGGGGCTCTGATTAGAGAACTCACATACATCCCCAAATATACCTAAGCTAAATTGTGATTTGTAAGTTAAACTTTTTTCTTGGTTTACTCACACATAACCGACGACTTCTGTATGcttttatatcaatattttttaagtcATGGATAGTGTGACTAGAAGCATGACTAAACCTAGTAAAAAACATTTACCATTTATAAGAATTCAGGAACACTTTACATTTAGAagctaaaacacaaaccttttTGGATGACTTTGAAGAAAACCAACTAGCTGAAGGTGAAGGCTGTGGTTGGGGACTACCTGTGTCACTGCCAATTAGTAACAAATCTAACAGAAGACTAAACTAGCAATGACCATCATGAACCTAACAAGAACCTTATTACCATTCACATCAGGACCAGATGTCTTTGATGAACGCTTTTTCTtctgaataaataaataaataaaaagtaagaaCTAGCATCAAATGCAaaagaaaaactgaaatttagAAAACATGGCACATACTGCAATTAAAGCGTCCAAACCTTCCATTACAGGAAGTTTCAAATTGTGGAAGTCAACTgtaataaacaaaaatgatttaCTTTATATTAGATTACTAGACAAAATACAAATGGAAGGAGAGcaacgaaaaaaaaaagcttatgaaAGACCATCTCAAACCGCTTACCATTGCTATTCAAAAGATCATGTGTTATCTCAAGTCCATCTTGAGCAAGTGAAACCAGCTGCAAAAGTAGAATAGAGATGTCAAATCAGATGGGttattttgtcacttttttttttttttttttataaacaaaaactcTAAATTATGGTGTGCACATTCCATGCACATTTGATGctccataaaaaatatattatttgaaaaaaaaaaacatattttgacaTCTATGAAGTAGAaattagttatttaaaaaaaaaaaaacaaataatacaaattcACAATGCATGAAATACAGTAATTATAACCTGCATAGCACCTATGAACTCTTCAAGACCAAGGTATCCCTGTCTCTTGGAATCTGCAATGGACCACACCTTTAAAGAGGAAAAACAGTGGATAAAATATAGTCAACATAACTAAATGAGAACTCAACTAAAAATAAAGAGTCAAAACTTATGTGAATAAGGAAATACATCAAACAATGTAATGATATTTCCATACGATGATTCTAAACTTGGCATCAAATTACATAAGTCCTAAATTATGATTTAAGAGACTTAAGAAAAAGAGTTTTGGTTTCAGTTTCTGGTATACAAGAAAGGGTGAAATCTTGATACATAAGAAATTTTATCCTAACAGATATTTAACTCTCACATTTTTTCTcctgatatatataaaatcaatctacttttctgaattttagtcaaatcaaattaccAAGCAAAATTCTGCTTTTGCAATTCACAATGAACTCATATATGAATCCACAGATAAAGAACACAAATGCACTGCAATATGATTtcatgcaaaaaaataaaaaataaaaaataaactccaAATGACCTTCACTTGATCATAAAAAGCTATATAAACACATGTACATattctaaaaataaagataattataagggaGTAACCGAAAAATCAAGTTTTTTATTAGTTAAGCAAGAATAAATAATGTCCAACAAGCTACAACTTGAATAaaccacaaaaaataaaataaaaatcataccTGCTTGAGTTCTTGTCGGGACAAATTCGACAAAGAGAAGAACTTAATTGCGTCATTACCCGTAATTCGACCATCGCCATCTAAAACACAGGTATCTCTTAAGATTAAAGTTGAAGTCACTGTCTTCGTATCATGTCTAAACAcaagaattaaaaagagaaaacttcCTTCATATCTCAAGCAAACTtgttttctttccattttctcATTCACCAAAACACGATACAAAGAATCAAACCCTGTCCTCGAAACTAAACAGAATTTACACAAGCCAGACGAGACACTTTCGGCTTCAAAAACTAATTACAATAACAATTTACGATTTCTTTCAGCGAAATCCTATCAGCATAATTATTAGATCGTGCCTACAGGTTATTACATCTAAGTAAATAAATATCGAATGAAACTGAATCAAGTCACGCGCGCGTTtgaaagaagagatgaaaaacGTACCTGAATCAGCGTAATTGAACCATTCCTGGTAGATCTTCTGCTGCTCTTTGGAACACGAGCCGATCGAGATCGTTAAGTCCATCAATTGAGATAATGATCAAGCAAAAACGAAGGCGGATTGTGTTTTTTTCCTTCAATATGTTTCTGATTTCAATTTAGATGGTTTTCGAGGTTTTCAGTAGCTTTCGGAACGGAAATATATAAGAGCATGTGAACGATAACAAATCAAAAACCAGAAAACAGTTAGCAGTGCCAGGttgtctgttaaattttagGTTGCGTCTTGCCGACTAAACGCGAAGGTGAAAACCCCTGCTGTAACTAGGTCACACGGCGTCGTTACGTCCAGTCTACGATAGTTAAAATAGCTTTATTTAATGAAGCCAACGTGTTAAATAGCGTTATAATAAACG
It contains:
- the LOC123221982 gene encoding EH domain-containing protein 1 — its product is MDLTISIGSCSKEQQKIYQEWFNYADSDGDGRITGNDAIKFFSLSNLSRQELKQVWSIADSKRQGYLGLEEFIGAMQLVSLAQDGLEITHDLLNSNVDFHNLKLPVMEGLDALIAKKKRSSKTSGPDVNGSPQPQPSPSASWFSSKSSKKISLSSVTSIIDGLKKLYVQKLKPLEVAYHFNDFVSPLLTSSDFDAKPMVMLLGQYSTGKTTFIKHLLKRGYPGAHIGPEPTTDRFVVVMSGADERSIPGNTVAVQANMPFNGLTTFGTAFLSKFECSQLPHPLLDHITFVDTPGVLSGEKQRTQRSYDFTGVTSWFAAKCDLILLLFDPHKLDVSDEFKRVISSLRGHDDKIRVVLNKADQVDTQQLMRVYGALMWSLGKVLNTPEVVRVYIGSFNDKPVSEAATGPIGKELFEKEQEDLLADLKDIPKKACDRRINEFVKRARAAKIHALIISHLRKQMPAMMGKAKTQQRLIDNLADEFGKVQREFHLPLGDFPNVEEFKEVLSGYSFDRFERLKPKMIQAVDDMLGYDIPNLLKNFGNPYD